In the genome of Anaerolineae bacterium, the window GCGGTCCAGGAAGGCCAGGTCCTGCATCTCGGCGGGGAAGGGTGTAAAAAGATGACCAGTCCGCAGCGCGACTTCCACATCCAGATTGATGTTGCCGATAAAGACCAGAGAGGCCAGGGCAGTAATTTCCTCCCGGCCACGGCTAAAGCTACCCGATTCCATGTAATCTTTGAGCAGGTTAATAGCTTGAGTACTGGCCAGGCGGGTCAGTCCGGCTACTTCATCAAAGGCTACGACATCCCACAGCCCTACTAATCCGATATGTCCTCGCCCAATAAGAGAGTAAAAGAGAACAGGAACAGTCACATCGCCGCCGGAAACCAGGATGGCATAAGGGGAGACTTCTCTATAAGCATAACTTTTGCCTGTGCCCCGCGGGCCGAACTCTACTAAATTATAGTTGCACTCTACCAGGGGGATAAGCCGGGCCAGATAAAGCATCTTCAACCGGGGAGAAAGGCCAGAGGGCTCTATCCCCACACTGCGCAGCAGCAGGTCCATCCACTCTTCCCGAGATAAAAGGGCTCGCTTCTCCCGAATTTCCTCCAGCAGGCGACCACCACCCAGCTGGATGGGGCGAAGTTCAGCGATGATGAAAGGGCGCAGTTCTCCCCGGTGGACCAGCATCGCATCATAAGCCAGATCTACAACAGCCCAGATGCCGCCGCCCAGGAGCCGCTCATAGCGGTGAACCAAATCTTCACTTAAGTGGACCCGGTCAATGCCCAGGTTGACCAGCTGGGCCCAATATTTGTCCTCTGTCTCCACCAGCCTGACTTTAACTTTGTCAATTACACGGTGGTGGCCCTTTTCCCGTACCTGTGCCTTGAACCATTCAGACTGGTCAGGTCGGACATAATGCTCGGTCAACACACGCTTGACTTCCTGCAACCCGGCTTGAATGACTTCCTCATCGGCCGAAGCACAATATTTTCCCAGTAGGTACTCCAGCACGTAGAGGGGAACGTTCACTTGCCCTTTAAGGGTGCTTACCAGGTCTTTTCTCACCACACGGCCAGGAAAATATTCCAGGGCTTTTACATCCAGCGAATCCAGTTGACTTGTCATAAAATCACATTCTCCGGAAAAGGACTTTGTGGCTCCGAGAAAATTGGTCGTATTGTAAATGGAAAAGCTCTTTATTTTTATACCACAGTTTAAATCTAAGGTCAAAGACGCACGAAT includes:
- the brxL gene encoding protease Lon-related BREX system protein BrxL, encoding MTSQLDSLDVKALEYFPGRVVRKDLVSTLKGQVNVPLYVLEYLLGKYCASADEEVIQAGLQEVKRVLTEHYVRPDQSEWFKAQVREKGHHRVIDKVKVRLVETEDKYWAQLVNLGIDRVHLSEDLVHRYERLLGGGIWAVVDLAYDAMLVHRGELRPFIIAELRPIQLGGGRLLEEIREKRALLSREEWMDLLLRSVGIEPSGLSPRLKMLYLARLIPLVECNYNLVEFGPRGTGKSYAYREVSPYAILVSGGDVTVPVLFYSLIGRGHIGLVGLWDVVAFDEVAGLTRLASTQAINLLKDYMESGSFSRGREEITALASLVFIGNINLDVEVALRTGHLFTPFPAEMQDLAFLDRLHAYLPGWEMPKMTSELLTTHYGMVVDYLAEVFRELRKLSFADALDRYFELGSAFNRRDEKAVRKTISGFLKLLHPDGRWTREELEEYLTYAVEFRRRIKEQLKRMGGVEYWNTSLSFRNKETGEERFIWPPEQREATIISPDPLPPGAVFTVGLDPESGRYALFRVEVALMRGSGYVVTGAVGTAMREAIRTAYDYLRSHLHRLAVDRTLDDLQVHFQVVNLMQAKEGSQTAAAFFVALFSALVQKPVRPATVVLGEITVQGGVLPVSELAESVQLARESGARRMLVPIA